From Arachis hypogaea cultivar Tifrunner chromosome 3, arahy.Tifrunner.gnm2.J5K5, whole genome shotgun sequence:
CTTTTCAAAAAGGGACTTAGTCAGCCCCTATTGAAGTGCCTACATCCCGAGCAAACGGACTACGTGCTCAGGGAGGTCCATGAAAGATATTGCGGCCACCatatcgggggcaaagccctagcaagaaaactcatccgagctggatactactggccatcaatgatgaaagactccaaggaatttgtgaaaaaatgcaCCAAGTGTCAATAGAACGCCAATTTTCACAGAGCACCAGCTTCCGAACTAAGCCTACTCACGTCCTCCCGACCCTTCGCCCAATGAGGAGTCGACCTCCTTGGACCTTTCCCGGTTGGCCCAGGGCAAGTCAAATACTTCATAGTcgccatcgactactacaccaagtAAATAGAGGCCGAAGCGCTAGCCAGCTATCCTCAGCCAATTGtagaaagttcatgtggaggcagatGATAACTCGATTCGGCATCCCAGAAGTTGTCGACTCAGACAACGGAACGCAGTTCACTAACAAGAAGTTCATAGAATTCCTCAACAGCCTGGGTATAAAACAGAAGTTCTCTTCAGTAGAGCACCCCCAAACAAATGGACAGGTCGAGTCCGTAAATAGGGTGATCTTACAAGGCCTCAAAAAGCGGCTGGGTGACAAGAAAGGTGCATGGGCTGACGAACTCGCTTCAGTTCTTTGGTCTTACCGTACAACCGAGCAGTCCACCACGGAAGAAACCCCCTTCCGCCTGACGTACGGAGTAGACGCAATGATACCCGTAGAAATTGGCGAGTCGAGTCCGCGACTACTTCTGAAGGGAGTGGAAGAAGCGGTGGAGAAAGACCTGGTAGATGAGGCAAGGGAGATGGCCCACTTGACAGAAGTAGCGCTAAAGCAAAGTATAGCCCTGCGTTATAACGCCAAAGTGCTCAAGAGCGAGTTTGAAAAAGATGACCTGGTCCTGCGATGCAACGACATAGGGCTCGCGACCCaaggggaaggaaagctcgcggcaaactgggaaggacCCTACAGGGTCAGAGAGGTGCTCGGAAAAGGAGCATACAAACTGGAGAAGCTCGATGGCAGGGAGATACCGAGAACTTGGAACGCAGGTAACCTGAGAAGATTTTATTCCTAGCTCGAGCACGCCGGCTAGGCGGTTCGACGATTTTAGTGATTCACTGTCGTTTAAACACTTACTATGAATATACCTCTGTTTAACTGCCGATTAATGTTCACTTAACAAATTTGTTTTTCCATCTTTGTTACGCACCCTACCACAATACGTCCCTCATAACGAACAATAAGCGGGACAACAACACGGTACCCCAAGACTGATCACCCCGGAAGCCAATCAAGTTAAAAAGCCATAATAAACGGCCATGATAGCAATAAAGGCACAACGTGGCCTCGCCAAAGATACCAACATAACGGTAAACGAATAAACGAACAACGAGCAAACGGAAATGACATActactatataaaataaaaagtatatatcCACAAACCGACCAAACAGCCAACAAAGtatgacaaaagtttcaaaagtTCTACAACAAAGCCATAAAAAACACAAGGCAAAAGAGATCATTTCCTAGGCATAttgacaatcttgccatccttaatCGTCTTGAAGATGCCGATCGCCGACTTGTCGAAATCCGGAGCAACGATCTTCACCTGAGCCTTAAGAGCTTCTTCGGTCATGAAGATCGcactcttttcttgctctttaaccTCCTTGTGCTTCTTCTTGAGTTCCTCAGACTCGTCTCGAGCAGTCTTAGCAGCAGTAACCGCTATATCTCACTCCTTTTCCAAGGCGACCACCCGACTTTGCACAGCACTCAGCTGGCTCTTCAGGGTCATCTCCCGCTCGGTCAGACGAGACACGGAGGCATCAGCAGTCTTCAACTTCTCTTTAACAGACGCGGCCTTCTCCTCGGCAGTCTTAAGCTTATCCTTCACTTCGGTCAGCTGTTCCTGGATTGTTTcaacttgagccttgagcttaTTGTTGGCCGTGGCAGCAGCCTCGAATTTCCGACGAAGCGACGCCATACCCGACAACTCGAACTCAGCTTTCCGAGCTATGGCTGCGCCGCGGAGAAGGTGTGATACATCCACCGTGCCTGCCCGCAAGGTCGGTACCATGAAAGTGTTCCTCCGTGCTGGGTAGTAATTGGGAATCTATAAACGACCCGGCATCGAAGTTTCTCTCCATCACGGTAAGGACCCCTTCAGGATTGGAATGCGACCTTTGCCTCTTTGGGGGTAGGAATGACCCTCAAGTCATCATCCTCAGCCTGTTGAGCGGAAGACGAGTGCCCGGTACCGGCCACTTCCTCAAGAATGGGGGAATCACGCGTCACACTGACTTGTTTGTCCGACATGATGATGTCCAGAGGTTTGGGCGCCGCTTGTTCCCCCTCGTTCCCAGAAGGAATCACCGGTTGCTCCTTGGCCTTCTCCCCATCACTTTCTGCCAAGAAAGTCTTGACCAGGTTTTCAAGGCCGGTCACCTCGGCAGACATCCCCACTACAACAACAAACGAACAAGTGAATCAGTAGTCAGCAAACCAAAAGCAAAAGAAGCAACCATGCAAAAAATAACGCGACATTAAAgactcactgatgagcggataatttatacgctttttggcattgtttttagtatgtttttggtataatctagttagtttttagtatatttttattagtttttagttaaaatttacttttctggactttactatgagtttgtatgtttttctgtgatttcaggtattttctggctgaaattgagggtcctgagcaaaaatctgattcagagactgaaaaggactgcagatgctgttggattctaacctccctgcactcgaagtggattttctggagctacagaagcccaattggcgcgctctcaacggcgttggaaagtagacatcctgggctttccagcaatatatgatagtccatactttgcccgagatttgatggcccaaaccggtgtggcaaatcagccttagaaattccagcgtttaacgctggaactggcataaaacttggagttaaacgcccaaactggcataaaagctgacgtttaactccagaaaaggtctctacacgaaaatgtatcaatgctcagcccaagcacacaccaagtggacccagaagtggatttttacgtcatttactcatttctgtataccctaggttactagtttactattaataagatcttttgacattgtatctgtacctcatgacactttacacgtttctttgtgtactttccatggcatgagtctctaaaccccatggttgggggtgaggagctctgctgtgtcttgatggattaatgcaattactactgtttttcattcaatcatgcttgcttccattctaagatatcacttgttcttaaatcggatgaatgtgatgatccgtgacaatcatcatcattctcaactatgaacgtgtgcctgacaaccacctccgttctaccttagattaagtagatatctcttggattctttaatcggaatcttcgtggtataagctagaactgatggcggcattcaagagaatccggaaggtctaaaccttgtctgtggtattctgagtaggatttaatgattgaatgactgtgacgagcttcaaactcctgaaggcggggcgttagtgacagatgcaaaagaatcactggattctattccggcctgattgagaaccgacagatggatagccgtgccgtgacagggtgcgttgaacatttccactgagaggatgggaggtagccattgacaacggtgaaaccctaaatacagcttgccatggaaggagccttgcgtgtttgaagaagaagacagtaggaaagcagaggttcagaagacagagcatctccaaaacctaaacctattctccatcactgcaattcaagtacctgttttatgttcttttgctttttacaatcaatcctgataatttctgatatcctgactaagatttacaagataaccatagcttgcttcaagccgacaatctccgtgggatcgacccttactcacgtaaggtattacttggacgacccagtgcacttgctggttagttgtgcggagttgcaaaagtgtgattgcaatttcgtgcaccaagtttttggcgccgttgccggggattgttcgagtttggacaactgacggcttatcttgttgcttagattaggactgtttattTTTGCTGGTTTAGAGTCTAgttcttattttaagtttggtgtcaattgcatgcttttgttttcttttagtttttcgattttgcatgtccttagtctctttttgatctataaaaattctaagtttggtgtcctttttgtgtttttcccttaaaaattttcgaaaattagtgtttgaatttctaaaagttttaagtttggtgtcattttgttgtttttctctttcctcttttcaaaaatcaaatctttttcataaaaatttttcaatcatatctttctaattgctcttttcaaaatctttttaattaactaattgattcagttctcaatttgctttgatcttattttctttttgattttcgaatttttatcttaatttccttttattttattttatttttttcgtttaattcaaaaaaaaaacaaaatattttatctatttgcaatccatatcattttcctttatccattatggacctaagtggaattgatcagtccagaaggactctggggtcatatgctaaccccattacagctgcatgtgggagtagcatctgtacacctcccatcaaagcaagcagctttgagctaaatcctcaactcattatcatagtgcagcaaaattaccagtattccggtcttccacaggaagagcctactgagtttctggcacaattcttacaaattgctgacacagtacatgataaagaggtagatcaggatgtctatagactattactgtttccatttgctgtaaaagatcaagctaaaaggtggttaaataaccaacctacagcaagcataaagacatgaaaacagttatcagacaaattcctgaatcacttttaccctccaaagaggatgacacagctaaggctggacatccaaggctttaaacaagaggataatgaatccatttacaatgcctgggagaggtatagaggtatgctaagaaaatgtccctctgaaatgttttcagagtgggtacagttagacatcttctactatgggcttacagaaaaagctcagatgtctttagaccactcagctggtggatctatccacatgaggaagacaattgaagaagctcaagagcttatagacacggttgctagaaaccaatatttgtactctagcaatgagttctctccaaaagaggaagccaTGACAatagtcactgatcctaatcctcaagaacagatgattgagcttaatcaacaattgctcctgatgacagaacagttagcagaatttaaagaaatgctccatgaaactaaagttactaacaagaacatagaactacagttgaatcaagcaaaacagcaaatatctaaacagataacagaggagtgtcaagcagttcaactgaggagtgggaagacactgaataacactgctcaaagtagcaaaaagccaaacaaggaacaattgacaggggataaccaaaccactgttcaaaatccctctgaggacagtaagagcccagagaggaatgttattggcgttcaaacgccagaaagggagggaaagctggcgttaaacgcccattctctgcccagttctggcgttcaaacgccagaaaagggggaaaagttggcgttaaacgcccattttccacccaatcctggcgttcagacgctaagggaggatcagacacctgagagtgctgacagtaacccctctaacaaggcttcttcaaccacttatgtaaggaataaacctgcagcatctaaggttgaagaatataaagccaagatgccttatcctcaaaaactccgccaagcggaacaggataagcaatttgcccgctttgcagactatctaaggactcttgaaataaagattccgtttgcagaagtacttgagcaaataccttcttatgctaaattcatgaaagaaatcttaagtcataagaaggattggagagaaactgaaaaagtgtttctcactgaagaatgcagtgcagtcattctaaaaagcttaccagaaaagcttcaagatccaggaagctttatgataccatgcacattagaaggtgcttgcaccaagacagccctatgtgatcttggagcaagcatcaatctaatacctgcatccactatcagaaagcttgggttgactggaaaagtcaaaccaacccggatatgcctccaacttgctgatggctccattaaatatccatcaggcataatagaggatatgattgtcaaggttgggccatttgcctttccaactgactttgtagtgctggaaatggaggagcacaagagtgcaactctcattctaggaagacctttcctagcaactggacgaactctcattgatgtacaaaaaggggaagtgaccctgagagtcaatgaggatgagttcaagttgaatgctgtaaaagctatgcagcatccagacacaccaaatgactgcatgggcgctgacattattgactctctggtagaagagatcaatatgactgaaagcctagaatcagagcttgaggacatcttcaaagatgctcaacccaatcaagaagaatcagtggaaacaaaggaattttcgaaaattcctcaggagggggataagcctcccaaacctgaactcaaaccactaccaccatccctgaagtatgcgtttctgggagagggtgacacttttccagtgattataagctctgctttaaatccacaggaagaggaagcactgattcaagtgctaaggacacacaagacagctcttgggtggtccataagtgatctcaagggcattagcccagctagatgcatgcacaagatcctgttggaggataatgccaaaccagtggttcaaccacaaaggaggctaaatccagccatgaaggaggtggtgcagaaagaggtcactaaattactagaggctgtgattatttatcatatttctgatagcccctgggtgagccctatccaagttgtccccaaaaagggaggcatgacagtggttcataatgaaaaaaataaactggttcctacaagaacagtcacaggatggcgtatgtgtattgactacagaaggctcaatacagccaccagaaaggatcattttcctttaccattcatagaccaaatgctagaaagactagctggtcatgattattactgctttttggatggctattcaggctacaaccaaattgcagtagaccctcaggaccaagagaaaacagcatttacttgcccttctggcgtgtttgcctacagaaggatgccttttggtctgtgcaatgcacctgcaacctttcaaaggtgcatgctctctatcttctcagatatggtagagaaattcctggaagtcttcatggatgacttctcagtatatggagactcattcagctcctgtcttaatcacctagcacttgtcctgaaaaggtgccaagagactaacctggttttaaactgggagaaatgtcacttcatggtgactgaaggaattgtccttgggcacaaaatttcaagcaagggaa
This genomic window contains:
- the LOC140183561 gene encoding uncharacterized protein; its protein translation is MADFLVEVTGDPTEEPGTRWRLHVDRASNQKSGGAGVILESPAGVVYEQSIKFKFPVSNNQAEYEALLGGLTLAREVEVTRLEVCSDSQVVTSQVNGSYQARDSLLQKYLEKVKELSSKFEEITIQHVPRERNTRADLLSNLASTKLGVGNRSLIQGMLKEPAVTLHLKKANPSWLDPIVDFLKSGRLPDDEKAAKALKMEAAKYTTIQGQLFKKGLSQPLLKCLHPEQTDYVLREMITRFGIPEVVDSDNGTQFTNKKFIEFLNSLGIKQKFSSVEHPQTNGQVESVNRVILQGLKKRLGDKKGAWADELASVLWSYRTTEQSTTEETPFRLTYGVDAMIPVEIGESSPRLLLKGVEEAVEKDLVDEAREMAHLTEVALKQSIALRYNAKVLKSEFEKDDLVLRCNDIGLATQGEGKLAANWEGPYRVREVLGKGAYKLEKLDGREIPRTWNAGNLRRFYS